From the Acidovorax sp. NCPPB 3576 genome, the window CTGCTGCGCTGGCGCATCGGCCGCCGGGTGCGCAACGTGGAGCTGTTCTTCGCCATGGTGGTGGACGTGGCCATGCTCACCGCCCAGCTCTACCTGAGCGGCGGCACCACCAACCCGTTCGTCTTCCTGTACCTGCTGCAGGTCACGCTGGCCGCCGTGCTGCTGCGCGCGGGCTACACCTGGACCATCGTCGCGATGACGGTGGCCTGCCTGTGCGGCCTGGCCCTGTTCAGCCGCCCGCTCGCCCTGCCACTGGACCATGACCGGGGGCTGTACAGCCCCTACGTGCTGGGCATGCTCGTGTGCTTCATGCTCAACGCCGTGCTGCTGGTGATCTTCATCACGCGCATCGGCCGCAACCTGCGCCAGCGCGACGCCCGTCTGGCCACCATGCGCCAACGCGCCGCCGAAGAAGACCACATCGTGCGCACCGGGCTGCTGGCCTCCGGCGCGGCCCACGAGCTGGGCACGCCGCTGTCCACCCTGGCCGTGATCCTGGGCGACTGGCGCCGCATGCCCGCCCTGGCGCAGGATGCCGAACTGCAGGCCGAGATCGCCGAGATGCAGGCCCAGGTGCGGCGCTGCAAGACCATCGTGAGCGGCATCCTGCTGTCGGCCGGCGAGACGCGGGGCGAGGAATCGATGCAGACCACCGTGTGCACCTTTCTCGACCAACTGGCCGAGGAGTGGCGCAGCACGCGGCCGGTGGGCACGTTCGCCTACGACAACCAGTTCGGCGAAGACCGCCCCATGGTCTCGGATGTCACCCTGCAGCAGATGGTCTTCAACGTGTTGGACAATGCACGCGATGCGTCGCCGCATTGGGTGGGCCTGGCGGCTGAGCAGGAGGCCGATGCCCTGCTCATCACCGTCACCGATGCCGGCCCCGGTTTCGCCCCGGCCATGCTGGAGCAGTTGGGCAAGCCCTACCAATCCAGCAAGGGCCGGCCGGGCGGCGGGTTG encodes:
- a CDS encoding ATP-binding protein, producing the protein MPLSSDASAERPAPRTRAAVADSTGLKNLQQLIQLRWIAVIGQLFTIEVVHYSLGIILPLQAMLMVLGALVVFNTASLLRWRIGRRVRNVELFFAMVVDVAMLTAQLYLSGGTTNPFVFLYLLQVTLAAVLLRAGYTWTIVAMTVACLCGLALFSRPLALPLDHDRGLYSPYVLGMLVCFMLNAVLLVIFITRIGRNLRQRDARLATMRQRAAEEDHIVRTGLLASGAAHELGTPLSTLAVILGDWRRMPALAQDAELQAEIAEMQAQVRRCKTIVSGILLSAGETRGEESMQTTVCTFLDQLAEEWRSTRPVGTFAYDNQFGEDRPMVSDVTLQQMVFNVLDNARDASPHWVGLAAEQEADALLITVTDAGPGFAPAMLEQLGKPYQSSKGRPGGGLGLYLATNVARTLGGTITARNRAAGGAAVTITLPLAAVALQETPNHGR